In Solanum lycopersicum chromosome 5, SLM_r2.1, the following are encoded in one genomic region:
- the LOC101251987 gene encoding uncharacterized protein, whose product MKMNNTTYKDLHYLSERIEVLYDEISDRIRREEINFCTHCAEHGRYCGIVDLTMEDKEKLISIQDSLKDLQNILQFYQALESRQQRHHNGALVRLEASRMILIDKLNKYPTWGNKLQVIEELKEYFGKGIADASSFSENLEKTQQKQSEDEKDKKNSSSLLIICIKSLFNPWNWYRVTRIAAIALIFNVYRNRMQDKNKMSGPRLQIGYLDSQLAVSYGKG is encoded by the exons ATGAAGATGAATAATACTACTTACAAAGATTTGCATTATCTTAGTGAGAGAATAGAGGttttatatgatgaaattaGTGATAGAATCCGTCGCGAAGAAATTAATTTCTGTACACATTGTGCTGAACATGGTCGTTATTGCGGAATTGTAGACCTCACAATGGAAGATAAGGAGAAATTAATTTCAATTCAAGACTCATTAAAGGATCTTCAGAACATCCTCCAGTTCTACCAG GCATTGGAGTCTCGGCAGCAGAGACATCACAACGGGGCGCTTGTCCGGTTGGAAGCAAGTAGAATGATACTGATAGACAAATTAAATAAGTATCCAACATGGGGAAACAAACTACAAGTGATTGAAGAACTAAAAGAGTATTTTGGCAAAGGCATTGCAGATGCATCATCATTTTCTGAGAATTTGGAAAAAACACAACAGAAACAGAGTGAAGAtgagaaagacaaaaagaatagTTCAAGTTtgttgatcatttgcataaaaAGTTTATTCAATCCATGGAATTGGTATCGCGTGACTAGAATTGCTGCGATAGCATTGATATTTAACGTTTACAGGAATAGAATGCAAGATAAGAATAAGATGTCTGGTCCAAGATTGCAAATAGGCTATTTAGATAGCCAATTAGCTGTTTCATATGGAAAGGGATAA